One genomic region from Streptomyces sp. NBC_01304 encodes:
- a CDS encoding glutathione S-transferase C-terminal domain-containing protein yields the protein MPAAAPTTTPPVPSPPSFRGRISCDPNSGYHATPRRYRLHLSLSCPHCLRIAITHSLLALDETLPVVLLPAVPDLSDGGHSALHPLYEASSHRYPGPAVAPVLSDSWTGRIVSTHTPDILSDLAGRFGGVCSDRPVLHPRGAEAEFDAVDHLCTSLIGEAAQRAGQADIDATARYTALVSLLRALGSLEWRLARQDFVVGDEMTAADVQLWVTLVQLDTVHRLHLDASAVQRIADHPHVWSYARRLAAHPAFGAHLDLAGIARRHHARCRGLEAAGAAVQILDWASHITDGAATPSRNSAQPHQALRLGSSNCA from the coding sequence ATGCCCGCCGCAGCCCCGACCACCACGCCGCCCGTCCCCTCCCCGCCGTCGTTCCGGGGCAGGATCAGCTGTGACCCCAACAGCGGCTACCACGCCACGCCGCGCCGTTACCGCCTCCACCTGTCCCTGTCCTGCCCCCACTGTCTGCGGATCGCCATCACCCACAGCCTGCTCGCACTGGACGAGACCCTGCCGGTGGTGCTGTTGCCGGCCGTTCCCGATCTGTCCGACGGCGGGCACTCCGCACTGCACCCCTTGTACGAGGCCAGTTCACACCGGTATCCCGGACCGGCCGTCGCGCCGGTGCTGAGCGACTCCTGGACGGGGCGGATCGTCAGTACGCACACCCCGGACATCCTCAGCGACCTGGCAGGACGCTTCGGCGGCGTCTGCTCCGATCGGCCGGTCCTCCATCCGCGGGGCGCGGAAGCCGAGTTCGACGCCGTCGACCACCTCTGCACGTCCCTCATCGGCGAAGCCGCACAGCGGGCCGGTCAGGCCGACATCGACGCCACGGCGCGCTACACGGCCCTGGTTTCGCTGCTGCGGGCCCTGGGCTCACTGGAATGGCGTCTCGCCCGCCAGGACTTCGTCGTCGGTGACGAAATGACCGCCGCCGACGTGCAGTTGTGGGTGACCCTGGTCCAGCTCGACACCGTGCACCGGCTGCACCTGGACGCCTCCGCGGTCCAGCGCATCGCGGACCACCCCCATGTGTGGTCCTACGCGCGGCGGCTGGCCGCCCATCCCGCTTTCGGCGCCCACCTCGACCTGGCGGGCATCGCCCGCCGGCACCACGCACGCTGCCGGGGGCTGGAGGCGGCCGGGGCAGCGGTACAGATCCTGGACTGGGCGTCCCACATCACGGACGGGGCCGCAACTCCGTCCCGCAACTCCGCGCAACCGCACCAAGCGCTTCGCCTCGGTTCGTCCAACTGCGCCTGA
- a CDS encoding MarR family winged helix-turn-helix transcriptional regulator, with protein MTEESAQPLDHVARIQAEWARERPDVDVSPQAVIGRLHRLAALLTQRLCLVYDTYGLSEGEFDVLAALRRAGAPYERAPGELAAHTMVTTGAMTKRVDRLERGGLVTRRRSAVDGRGRVVALTPAGRKLIDRAFTDHMRNERGLLDAVTPEDAAQLQALLTTWLGRLEQPEAD; from the coding sequence GTGACGGAAGAAAGCGCACAGCCCTTGGACCATGTCGCCCGCATCCAGGCGGAGTGGGCCCGCGAGCGCCCGGACGTGGACGTGTCCCCGCAGGCCGTCATCGGCCGATTGCACCGCCTGGCCGCGCTGTTGACGCAGCGACTCTGCCTGGTCTACGACACGTACGGGCTCAGCGAGGGCGAGTTCGACGTGCTGGCGGCACTGCGGCGCGCGGGCGCTCCGTACGAGCGGGCACCCGGCGAGTTGGCGGCGCACACCATGGTCACCACGGGCGCGATGACCAAGCGCGTGGATCGCCTGGAACGAGGCGGGCTGGTCACCAGGCGTCGTTCGGCGGTCGACGGCCGTGGTCGCGTGGTCGCGCTCACGCCGGCCGGACGCAAGCTGATCGACCGCGCCTTCACCGACCACATGCGCAACGAGCGCGGCCTGCTCGACGCCGTCACCCCCGAGGACGCCGCGCAGTTGCAGGCTCTCCTGACCACCTGGCTGGGCCGCCTCGAACAGCCGGAAGCCGACTGA
- a CDS encoding calcium:proton antiporter: MATKPGILTTAGTTAVPLLALVVLALTWGRDLPGVMVAVVALCLAGAVLAAVHHAEVVAHRVGEPFGSLVLALAVTLIEVALIVTLMADGGPKSSSLARDTVFAAVMITCNGIVGLSLLVGAWRNGVAAFNTEGTVAALSTVATLATLSLVLPTFTTSKPGPEFSTAQLAFAAVVSFALYLLFVAMQTIRHRDYFLPVTRDGEVLDEDDHAHPPSNRETGISLALLLVALIAVVGNAKGISPTIESGVDAAGLPQSFVGVVIALLVLLPETLAAYRSARRDRVQISLNLAHGSAIASIGLTIPAIAIASIWLEGPLLLGLGATHMVLLALTVVVSALTVLPGRATLLQGGVHLVLFAGFVFLAISP; the protein is encoded by the coding sequence ATGGCAACAAAACCGGGCATCCTCACCACGGCCGGGACCACCGCGGTCCCCCTGCTCGCCCTCGTGGTGCTGGCGCTGACCTGGGGGCGTGACCTGCCGGGCGTCATGGTGGCGGTGGTCGCGCTGTGCCTGGCCGGGGCGGTGCTCGCCGCCGTGCACCACGCCGAGGTGGTGGCACACCGGGTGGGTGAGCCCTTCGGATCCCTGGTGCTCGCCCTCGCCGTCACCCTGATCGAGGTGGCGCTGATCGTCACTCTGATGGCGGACGGCGGCCCGAAATCGTCCTCGCTCGCCCGCGACACGGTCTTCGCCGCGGTGATGATCACCTGCAACGGCATCGTGGGGCTCTCGCTCCTGGTCGGGGCCTGGCGCAACGGCGTCGCGGCCTTCAATACCGAAGGCACCGTCGCCGCCCTGTCCACCGTGGCCACTCTCGCCACGCTCAGCCTGGTCCTGCCCACCTTCACCACCAGCAAGCCGGGGCCCGAGTTCTCCACGGCGCAGCTCGCCTTCGCCGCGGTGGTGTCGTTCGCGCTGTATCTGCTGTTCGTGGCGATGCAGACGATCCGCCACCGCGACTACTTCCTGCCGGTCACCCGCGACGGCGAGGTCCTGGACGAGGACGACCACGCCCACCCGCCCAGCAACCGCGAGACCGGCATCAGCCTCGCCCTGCTCCTCGTCGCGCTGATCGCCGTGGTGGGCAACGCCAAGGGCATCTCGCCCACCATCGAGTCGGGCGTCGACGCGGCGGGGCTGCCGCAGTCCTTCGTCGGCGTGGTGATCGCCCTCCTGGTGCTGCTTCCGGAGACCCTCGCCGCCTACCGCTCGGCCCGCCGCGACCGGGTGCAGATCAGCCTCAACCTGGCGCACGGCTCGGCGATCGCCAGCATCGGCCTGACGATTCCGGCCATCGCCATCGCCTCCATCTGGCTGGAGGGGCCGCTGCTCCTGGGCCTGGGCGCCACGCACATGGTGCTGCTCGCGCTGACGGTCGTGGTCAGCGCCCTTACGGTGCTGCCGGGCCGGGCGACGCTGCTGCAGGGCGGGGTGCATCTGGTGCTGTTCGCGGGGTTCGTGTTCCTCGCCATCAGTCCCTGA
- a CDS encoding EamA family transporter, which produces MEGIWRWLLITAIAPVAWGTTYYVTGEFLPPDRPLYGAAFRALPAGLLLLALSRTLPSGSWWWKSLVLGVLNMGGFFALVYLAAQRLPTSVASTVMATAPLAMMLLAWPLVGERPRVRQLAAAVAGVAGVCLMLLTASASMDRVGLLASACAMAMSSCGYLLAKRWSEGIDTLASTSWQLTVGGLVLLVAAVAIEGGPPALDGPALAGFGYVTVVGTALAFVAWFAGLRRLPAATVGLVGLLNPVTGVLLGTAIAHETMNGRQLFGLALTLASVALARPPKGPPHRRAAAADRPRPTEAMTPAPCPDHRKQVQCRRPAGGP; this is translated from the coding sequence ATGGAAGGTATCTGGCGGTGGCTACTGATCACGGCGATCGCGCCGGTGGCCTGGGGGACGACCTACTACGTCACCGGCGAGTTCCTGCCTCCCGACCGGCCCCTGTACGGGGCAGCATTCCGGGCGCTGCCCGCCGGACTGCTGCTGCTCGCCCTGAGCCGTACGCTGCCGAGCGGGTCCTGGTGGTGGAAGTCCCTGGTGCTCGGCGTGCTCAACATGGGCGGCTTCTTCGCGCTCGTCTATCTGGCCGCGCAACGGCTGCCGACCAGCGTGGCCTCGACCGTGATGGCCACGGCGCCGCTGGCCATGATGCTCCTTGCGTGGCCGCTGGTCGGTGAGCGGCCACGGGTACGGCAGTTGGCCGCGGCGGTCGCCGGGGTCGCAGGGGTGTGCCTGATGCTCCTGACCGCGAGCGCCTCGATGGACCGCGTCGGCCTCCTCGCCTCCGCCTGCGCGATGGCCATGTCCTCGTGCGGCTACCTCCTCGCGAAGCGCTGGAGCGAGGGGATCGACACCCTGGCGTCCACATCCTGGCAACTCACGGTCGGTGGACTGGTCCTACTCGTGGCCGCGGTGGCGATCGAGGGCGGTCCACCGGCGCTGGATGGTCCCGCCCTGGCCGGATTCGGCTACGTCACCGTCGTGGGGACGGCGTTGGCCTTCGTCGCCTGGTTCGCCGGCCTGCGCCGCCTGCCTGCGGCCACCGTGGGCCTGGTCGGTCTGCTCAATCCGGTCACAGGGGTCCTCCTGGGCACGGCGATCGCCCACGAGACGATGAACGGGCGGCAACTGTTCGGTCTGGCGCTCACCTTGGCGAGCGTGGCGCTTGCCCGACCTCCGAAGGGTCCGCCGCACCGCCGCGCCGCCGCAGCGGACCGACCTCGCCCCACTGAGGCGATGACGCCCGCGCCGTGCCCGGACCACCGGAAGCAAGTCCAGTGCCGGCGACCGGCCGGCGGTCCGTGA